The following are encoded together in the Pectobacterium wasabiae CFBP 3304 genome:
- a CDS encoding ABC transporter permease, with product MNKVERIGRVLWRTLLHALPTAIGIIILVFFLLQLVPGDAVDVLAGESGNATEATMAHLRAQFGLDQPILQQLSVYLGNLAQFSLGFSPRYNAPVMDLILSRLPGTLFLMLLSQVFAIVIGITLGAIMAVWAGKWPDRVLSLIALLLYSTPGFWIGLMTLILFSVHLDWLPSGGNITIGANLTGWAYFKDMLQHAILPVLALSSFFIAIYARLTRAAMLEIAQQDFVRTAHAKGLSPLWVTVRHILRCALLPITTVAGMHFGNLLGGAAVVETVFSWPGLGRLALEAVMARDFNVLLGVLLLSAFLVILANVLVDLLQSWLDPRIKAR from the coding sequence ATGAATAAAGTAGAACGAATCGGGCGCGTACTGTGGCGTACCCTGCTTCATGCGCTGCCAACGGCGATTGGCATTATCATTCTGGTGTTTTTCCTGTTGCAGTTGGTGCCGGGAGACGCCGTTGATGTGCTGGCCGGCGAATCAGGCAACGCAACCGAAGCAACCATGGCACACCTGCGCGCCCAATTCGGTCTCGATCAGCCCATACTGCAACAACTTTCGGTTTATTTGGGCAATTTGGCCCAGTTCAGCCTCGGCTTCTCTCCCCGCTACAACGCACCAGTGATGGACCTGATCCTGTCACGGCTGCCGGGCACGCTGTTCCTGATGCTGCTATCACAGGTATTCGCCATCGTTATCGGTATCACACTGGGAGCGATAATGGCGGTATGGGCGGGTAAATGGCCCGATCGCGTGCTTTCTCTGATCGCGCTGCTGCTCTATTCCACACCGGGGTTTTGGATCGGCCTGATGACGCTGATTCTGTTTTCTGTTCATCTTGATTGGCTGCCAAGCGGCGGCAACATCACCATTGGCGCAAACCTGACTGGCTGGGCGTACTTCAAGGATATGTTGCAGCATGCCATTCTTCCGGTACTGGCGCTGAGCAGCTTTTTTATTGCTATTTATGCCCGCCTTACCCGCGCGGCCATGCTGGAAATCGCCCAGCAGGATTTTGTGCGTACCGCCCATGCCAAAGGACTATCGCCGCTGTGGGTCACCGTCAGACACATTCTGCGCTGTGCGCTGCTGCCAATTACTACCGTTGCGGGTATGCATTTCGGCAATCTGCTGGGCGGAGCAGCCGTGGTCGAGACGGTCTTTAGCTGGCCGGGACTGGGCCGCCTGGCGCTGGAAGCGGTGATGGCGCGCGATTTCAACGTCTTGCTGGGTGTCCTGCTGCTTTCCGCTTTCTTAGTCATTTTGGCTAATGTGCTGGTGGACCTGCTGCAATCCTGGCTCGATCCCCGAATTAAGGCTCGCTGA
- a CDS encoding ABC transporter substrate-binding protein, with amino-acid sequence MKKNFFLSALILTSSLFGLAAQAETLTPKRGGTLNFLAEPEPPVLTSLVSTSGAVMKINAKVIEGLLNYDFDMKPTPQLATSWSVSPDGKQYTFHLRKGVKWHDGQDFTSADVAFSILTVKKYNSRGQGTFANVTEVKTPDPYTAILELSKPAPYLLSAFSANEAPIVPKHLYEGTDILSNPHNTAPIGTGPFVFKEWVRGSHILYERNPNYWDSPKPYVDKLVVKIIPDAATRTIALETGALDLGSDSPVPLSEIERIKKNPKLGIETAGYGYSPTQTRIEFNLDNPYLKNLKVRQAIAHSINIDVLKNVVWYGYAVSSPTPITPELAQFHDTTPSPYGFDIAKANQLLDEAGFPRQANGIRFTLVHDFMPYGDSFKRVAEYLKSALAKVGIDVTIRSQDFATFVKRVYTDRDFDFNNGSISNLFDPAVGVQRLYWSKTYQPGVPFGNGSHYSNPEVDRLLEQAAVETDPEKRVELYKQFQRIIATDIPDLNLLQIKRQTIYNKRVHNVVTDIQGVNGSLADVWLDQ; translated from the coding sequence ATGAAAAAAAATTTCTTCTTGTCAGCGCTAATTCTGACATCTTCGCTCTTCGGCCTTGCCGCACAGGCTGAAACGTTGACGCCCAAGCGCGGCGGCACGCTGAATTTTCTGGCCGAGCCTGAGCCACCGGTCTTAACCAGTCTGGTTAGCACCAGCGGCGCGGTAATGAAGATCAACGCCAAGGTGATTGAAGGGCTGCTGAATTACGATTTTGATATGAAACCAACCCCACAGCTTGCGACCAGTTGGTCAGTTAGCCCGGACGGTAAACAATATACGTTCCACCTGCGTAAAGGCGTGAAATGGCATGACGGGCAAGATTTCACGTCTGCGGACGTCGCGTTTTCCATTCTGACCGTCAAAAAATACAATTCGCGCGGTCAGGGCACCTTTGCCAACGTCACCGAAGTGAAGACTCCCGATCCGTACACCGCGATCCTGGAACTGTCAAAACCGGCACCTTATCTGCTGAGCGCGTTCTCCGCCAACGAAGCACCTATCGTGCCGAAGCACTTATACGAAGGCACAGACATTCTGTCTAATCCTCACAATACTGCGCCGATTGGTACTGGCCCGTTTGTGTTCAAGGAATGGGTGCGTGGCAGCCATATCCTTTATGAACGTAACCCGAACTACTGGGACAGCCCCAAGCCTTACGTCGATAAACTGGTGGTGAAGATCATCCCCGATGCCGCTACTCGCACCATTGCGCTTGAAACCGGCGCATTGGATCTGGGAAGCGACTCTCCCGTTCCGCTGAGTGAAATTGAACGCATCAAGAAAAACCCCAAGCTGGGCATTGAAACCGCTGGCTATGGTTACAGCCCGACGCAAACCCGCATCGAGTTCAATCTGGATAACCCTTATCTGAAGAACCTAAAGGTTCGTCAAGCCATTGCGCACAGCATCAACATTGATGTGTTGAAAAATGTAGTGTGGTACGGCTATGCGGTAAGCTCACCAACGCCGATTACGCCGGAACTGGCGCAGTTCCATGATACAACGCCGTCACCTTATGGTTTCGATATTGCCAAAGCGAACCAACTGCTGGACGAAGCGGGCTTCCCACGTCAGGCAAACGGTATCCGCTTCACGCTGGTACATGATTTCATGCCCTATGGCGACAGCTTCAAACGCGTAGCGGAATACCTCAAATCGGCGCTGGCTAAAGTCGGTATTGACGTCACCATTCGCTCTCAGGACTTCGCCACTTTCGTTAAGCGCGTGTATACCGACCGCGACTTTGATTTTAACAACGGATCCATCTCGAACCTGTTTGATCCAGCCGTGGGCGTCCAGCGCCTGTATTGGTCAAAAACCTATCAACCGGGCGTGCCTTTCGGTAACGGTTCACATTACAGCAACCCAGAAGTAGACCGTCTGCTTGAGCAGGCTGCGGTGGAAACCGATCCTGAAAAACGCGTGGAATTGTACAAACAGTTCCAACGCATCATCGCCACCGATATTCCTGATTTGAACCTGCTCCAGATTAAGCGCCAGACCATTTACAACAAGCGCGTGCACAACGTCGTCACGGATATTCAGGGCGTTAACGGCAGCCTGGCCGACGTGTGGCTGGATCAGTAA